One window of Tepidimicrobium xylanilyticum genomic DNA carries:
- a CDS encoding ABC transporter substrate-binding protein: protein MVGKTRLTSLSKCLGFILLLIISLSLNGCSSGNSQEIVSIGISQIIENPVLDLAREGFIDALKDKGYEDGKNIKIDTQFAQGDIALTTTIAQNFVSQKKDLILAISTPSAQAAFQSTKDIPILFTAVTDPKAAGLVENLDAPEGNITGTTDLVPIEEQLKLGKTIFPNARKVGIPYNTSEVNSQVQIELAKEAAKEQGLEVVEIPVTNSSEIEPALSGKIGDVDFLFLPSDNLIASSMPIITKVALDNKKGAIGVDEPMVKGGALACKGLDYYKLGYETGLMAVEIIEGKAIKDLPVLKPTDTEFTINKEIADKLDIVFPEDILKDAVIVEGEN from the coding sequence ATGGTAGGAAAAACTCGTCTTACCAGTCTAAGTAAATGCTTAGGCTTTATTTTATTGTTGATTATTAGCTTGTCTTTAAATGGCTGTTCATCGGGGAATTCCCAAGAGATAGTTTCTATAGGAATTAGTCAAATAATTGAAAATCCCGTTCTAGATTTGGCTCGGGAAGGTTTTATAGATGCCTTAAAGGATAAAGGCTATGAAGATGGGAAGAATATTAAAATAGACACTCAGTTCGCTCAAGGGGATATAGCTTTAACTACGACTATAGCCCAAAATTTCGTATCCCAGAAAAAGGATTTAATCCTTGCCATATCTACCCCATCAGCCCAAGCTGCATTCCAATCTACTAAAGATATTCCCATATTATTTACGGCTGTAACAGATCCTAAAGCAGCTGGATTAGTTGAAAATTTAGATGCTCCAGAAGGAAATATTACTGGAACTACCGACCTAGTTCCAATAGAGGAACAACTTAAGCTAGGTAAAACCATCTTTCCCAATGCTAGGAAGGTGGGAATACCTTATAATACCAGTGAAGTAAATTCGCAGGTGCAGATAGAACTGGCGAAAGAAGCAGCTAAGGAGCAAGGTCTTGAAGTGGTAGAAATACCGGTTACCAATTCATCAGAAATAGAACCAGCTCTTAGCGGGAAAATTGGAGATGTGGATTTCTTATTCCTTCCATCGGATAATCTAATAGCTTCCAGCATGCCCATAATAACTAAGGTAGCTTTAGATAACAAGAAAGGAGCAATTGGAGTAGATGAACCAATGGTAAAAGGTGGAGCTTTAGCTTGTAAGGGTTTAGACTATTATAAATTAGGTTATGAAACAGGCCTTATGGCTGTTGAGATAATAGAAGGTAAGGCAATAAAGGACCTGCCAGTTTTAAAGCCAACGGATACGGAATTCACTATAAATAAAGAAATAGCGGATAAACTAGATATTGTTTTCCCAGAGGATATATTAAAAGATGCGGTTATAGTTGAGGGGGAGAATTAA